Proteins encoded by one window of Azospirillum brasilense:
- a CDS encoding amylo-alpha-1,6-glucosidase, protein MADFIRKITRDVLRSAPDAALSREWLVANGLGGYASSSLSGAVTRRYHGLLVAALPAPLGRVVMLSQLNDVLIERDGTERRLTSHNPQADHWPDPNYPSDAAPSGLAEFRMESGLPVWRYEIGDVVIEKQIVLPHLQNIVHVTYRVVKAPQPICLRLRPVMAFRKLESAVDEPLARDYRVTARGHEYEIWAGPELPVLRMTIEGAELPLTLDGGARRDIVYPVEAERGYESRGSLWTPGYFSGPLSQGQTLSFVAATEPWQRLWALPPADVLRFEKERRRRIVGTAHPSLREGAMAELVLSADSFLFVPAGRVADQMRARAEGDEVRTVIAGYHWFTDWGRDTMISLEGLTLTTGRHMEAGWILRTFAHYIRDGLIPNMFPDGKDEGLYHTADATLWFFHALNRYVQATEDRHTLQLLLPRLVEVIDHHRRGTRFGIAMDPGDGLLRQGREGYQLTWMDAKVEDWVVTPRRGKAVEINALWYNALCLTAGWLNEEGDVQAARPLEELAEQARASFNARFWCAQAGHLYDVVDGERGDDDACRPNQIFTVSLDNPVLDRARWEPVVETVRQRLLTPVGLRSLAPGQRDYKPKYFGDLRARDAAYHQGTVWAWLIGPYVDAWLKLHPEDKAGARDLLQGFLPHLDQAGIGTISEIFDAEPPFSPRGCISQAWSVAEVLRCWAATQEDR, encoded by the coding sequence ATGGCTGATTTCATCCGCAAGATCACCCGCGACGTCCTGCGGTCCGCACCGGACGCCGCGCTGTCCCGCGAATGGCTGGTCGCCAACGGGTTGGGCGGCTACGCCTCCTCCTCCCTGTCGGGGGCGGTGACGCGGCGCTATCACGGGCTGCTGGTGGCGGCTTTGCCGGCGCCGCTGGGCCGGGTGGTGATGCTGAGCCAGCTCAACGACGTGCTGATCGAGCGCGACGGCACCGAGCGGCGGCTGACCAGCCACAACCCGCAGGCGGATCACTGGCCCGACCCCAACTACCCGTCGGACGCCGCCCCCTCCGGCCTCGCCGAGTTCCGCATGGAATCCGGCCTGCCGGTCTGGCGCTACGAGATCGGCGACGTGGTGATCGAAAAGCAGATCGTGCTGCCGCACCTGCAGAACATCGTCCATGTCACCTACCGGGTGGTGAAGGCGCCGCAGCCGATCTGCCTTCGGCTCCGCCCGGTGATGGCCTTCCGCAAACTGGAATCCGCGGTGGACGAGCCGTTGGCCCGCGACTACCGCGTCACCGCCCGCGGCCACGAGTATGAGATATGGGCCGGGCCGGAACTGCCGGTGCTGCGCATGACCATCGAGGGGGCGGAGCTTCCCCTGACGCTGGACGGCGGGGCGCGGCGCGACATCGTCTATCCGGTGGAGGCGGAGCGCGGCTACGAATCCCGCGGCTCGCTGTGGACGCCCGGCTATTTCAGCGGCCCCCTCAGCCAGGGCCAGACGCTGAGCTTCGTCGCGGCGACCGAGCCGTGGCAGCGGCTGTGGGCGCTGCCGCCCGCCGACGTCCTGCGCTTCGAGAAGGAGCGGCGGCGGCGCATTGTCGGGACGGCCCATCCGTCGCTGCGCGAGGGGGCGATGGCGGAGCTGGTGCTCTCGGCGGACAGCTTCCTGTTCGTGCCGGCGGGCCGCGTCGCCGACCAGATGCGCGCCCGTGCCGAGGGGGACGAGGTGCGCACGGTGATCGCCGGCTACCACTGGTTCACCGACTGGGGCCGCGACACCATGATCAGCCTGGAGGGGCTGACCCTGACCACCGGGCGCCACATGGAGGCCGGCTGGATCCTGCGCACCTTCGCGCACTACATCCGCGACGGGCTGATCCCCAACATGTTCCCCGACGGCAAGGATGAGGGGCTCTACCACACTGCCGACGCCACCCTGTGGTTCTTCCACGCCCTGAACCGCTACGTCCAGGCGACCGAGGACCGCCACACGCTGCAACTGCTGCTGCCCCGGCTGGTCGAGGTGATCGACCATCACCGGCGCGGCACCCGTTTCGGCATCGCCATGGACCCCGGCGACGGGCTGCTGCGCCAGGGGCGGGAGGGCTACCAGCTCACCTGGATGGACGCGAAGGTCGAGGACTGGGTGGTCACGCCACGCCGGGGCAAGGCGGTGGAGATCAACGCGCTCTGGTACAACGCGCTGTGCCTGACCGCCGGCTGGCTGAACGAGGAGGGGGACGTCCAGGCGGCCCGCCCGCTGGAGGAGCTGGCCGAACAGGCCCGCGCCTCCTTCAACGCGCGCTTCTGGTGCGCCCAGGCCGGTCACCTGTACGACGTGGTGGACGGCGAGCGGGGCGACGACGACGCCTGCCGGCCCAACCAGATCTTCACCGTCTCGCTCGACAACCCGGTGCTCGACCGTGCCCGCTGGGAGCCGGTGGTCGAGACGGTGCGGCAACGGCTGCTGACTCCGGTCGGGCTGCGCTCCCTGGCGCCGGGGCAGCGCGACTACAAGCCGAAATATTTCGGCGACCTGCGCGCCCGTGACGCCGCCTATCACCAGGGCACGGTCTGGGCGTGGCTGATCGGCCCCTACGTCGACGCGTGGCTGAAGCTGCATCCGGAGGACAAGGCGGGGGCGCGGGACCTGCTTCAGGGTTTCCTGCCGCATCTGGACCAGGCGGGGATCGGCACCATCTCGGAGATCTTCGACGCCGAGCCGCCCTTCAGTCCCCGCGGCTGCATCTCGCAGGCCTGGAGCGTCGCGGAGGTGCTGCGCTGCTGGGCGGCGACGCAGGAGGATCGTTGA